The following proteins come from a genomic window of Mariniflexile sp. TRM1-10:
- a CDS encoding fumarate reductase/succinate dehydrogenase flavoprotein subunit, protein MALDSKIPHGPIQDKWTDYKNHINLVNPANKRHIDVIVVGTGLAGGSAAATLAELGYNVKAFAYQDSPRRAHSIAAQGGINAAKNYQGDGDSTYRLFYDTVKGGDYRSREANVYRLAEVSANIIDQCVAQGVPFARDYGGLLDNRSFGGVLVSRTFYAKGQTGQQLLLGAYSAMNRQIARGKIEMFNRHEMLDVVKVDGKARGIIARNLITGEIERHSAHAVVIASGGYGNVYFLSTNAMGSNATAAWKIHKKGAYFANPCFTQIHPTCIPRSGDYQSKLTLMSESLRNDGRIWVPKNIEDAKALQQRKIKPTDIAEENRDYFLERRYPAFGNLVPRDVASRAAKERCDAGFGVNATGEAVFLDFASAITRYGKTQAKIQNIENPSDAKIYELGQAIVEEKYGNLFQMYEKIVDEDPYKTPMMIYPATHYTMGGIWVDYNLMTSVDGLYCIGEANFSDHGANRLGASALMQGLADGYFVLPYTIGDYLSKEIRTGKIPTNTPEFDEAEKEVTDRINFFINNKGTHSVDYYHKKLGKIMWDKCGMSRNEQGLKEAMVEIKALREDFWKNVKVPGSANEMNPELEKAGRVADFLELGELFAKDALNRNESCGGHFREESVELDGEQKGEAKRNDKDYAYVAAWEYKGEPADAILHKEILEFKDIELKQRSYK, encoded by the coding sequence ATGGCATTAGATTCAAAAATACCACATGGTCCAATTCAAGATAAATGGACAGATTATAAAAATCATATCAATTTAGTAAATCCGGCTAATAAGCGTCATATTGATGTTATCGTTGTTGGAACAGGGTTAGCAGGAGGTTCAGCAGCAGCTACTTTAGCAGAGTTAGGTTATAATGTAAAAGCATTTGCTTATCAAGATTCACCTCGTAGAGCACACTCTATTGCGGCACAAGGTGGAATTAATGCTGCCAAGAACTACCAAGGTGATGGCGATTCAACATATAGATTATTTTACGATACTGTAAAGGGAGGTGATTACCGTTCCCGTGAAGCTAACGTGTACCGTTTAGCTGAGGTATCAGCAAATATTATTGACCAATGTGTGGCACAAGGAGTTCCTTTTGCCCGTGATTATGGTGGATTGTTAGACAACCGTTCGTTTGGAGGCGTTTTGGTTTCTAGAACTTTTTATGCTAAAGGACAAACAGGTCAGCAATTATTATTAGGAGCTTATTCAGCAATGAACCGTCAAATTGCACGTGGTAAAATTGAAATGTTCAACCGCCACGAAATGCTTGATGTTGTTAAGGTTGATGGGAAAGCACGAGGTATTATTGCCCGTAATTTAATTACAGGTGAAATAGAGCGTCATTCCGCACATGCTGTGGTTATTGCTTCCGGTGGTTACGGAAATGTATATTTCTTGTCAACCAATGCTATGGGAAGTAACGCAACTGCTGCTTGGAAAATTCATAAAAAAGGCGCGTATTTCGCAAATCCTTGCTTCACTCAAATTCACCCAACATGTATTCCGCGTTCTGGTGACTATCAATCTAAATTAACCTTAATGTCCGAATCGTTGCGTAACGACGGGCGTATTTGGGTACCAAAGAATATTGAAGATGCTAAAGCACTGCAACAGCGCAAAATAAAACCAACCGATATCGCTGAAGAAAACAGAGATTATTTCCTAGAGCGCCGTTACCCAGCGTTTGGTAATTTAGTGCCTCGTGATGTGGCTTCTCGTGCTGCTAAAGAACGTTGTGATGCTGGTTTTGGAGTGAATGCTACCGGTGAAGCGGTGTTTTTAGATTTTGCTTCAGCAATTACACGCTATGGGAAAACGCAAGCTAAAATTCAGAATATAGAAAATCCATCGGATGCTAAAATATACGAATTAGGTCAAGCGATTGTAGAAGAGAAATACGGAAACTTATTCCAAATGTATGAGAAAATTGTAGATGAAGATCCATACAAAACACCTATGATGATTTACCCTGCAACACACTACACCATGGGAGGAATTTGGGTTGATTATAACTTAATGACTTCGGTTGATGGCTTATACTGTATCGGTGAAGCTAACTTCTCAGACCATGGAGCAAATAGACTTGGAGCTTCGGCGCTGATGCAAGGGTTGGCAGATGGTTATTTTGTATTGCCTTATACCATTGGCGATTATCTTTCTAAAGAAATTAGAACAGGTAAAATTCCAACCAATACGCCAGAGTTTGACGAAGCTGAAAAAGAAGTAACAGATAGAATCAATTTCTTCATCAATAATAAAGGAACGCATTCAGTAGATTATTACCACAAAAAATTAGGTAAAATCATGTGGGATAAATGTGGAATGTCTCGTAACGAGCAAGGTTTAAAAGAAGCCATGGTAGAAATAAAAGCATTACGCGAAGATTTCTGGAAAAATGTTAAAGTACCAGGTTCTGCTAACGAAATGAATCCTGAGTTAGAAAAAGCAGGTCGTGTAGCAGATTTTCTTGAGTTAGGCGAGCTATTTGCTAAAGATGCACTTAATAGAAACGAATCTTGTGGAGGTCATTTTAGAGAAGAGTCCGTTGAATTAGACGGCGAACAAAAAGGTGAGGCAAAACGTAACGATAAAGATTACGCTTATGTAGCTGCTTGGGAATACAAAGGAGAACCAGCTGATGCGATTTTGCATAAAGAAATATTAGAGTTTAAAGATATAGAACTAAAACAACGTAGTTATAAATAG
- a CDS encoding succinate dehydrogenase cytochrome b subunit gives MSGFFKSSIGRKVAMALSAFFLMFFLLQHLAINLLSVFSGNLFNEVSHYMGTNWLIQFVMQPILIFGVIFHFVMGFILEIRNNKARHIAYVKNNGAANSTWMSRNMIYTGVAILAFIVLHFIDFWFPEINAKYIKGDWSGGHDLVDGYRYFHELQEKFVSPIRVGAYVIAFVFLALHLLHGFASAFQSMGVSTIRKKRLQSFGKAYAILIPLGFIFIALYHYFNH, from the coding sequence ATGAGCGGATTTTTTAAATCTTCAATCGGAAGAAAAGTAGCCATGGCGCTTTCAGCTTTCTTCCTCATGTTTTTCTTACTTCAACATCTTGCAATTAATCTTTTATCTGTTTTTAGTGGCAATCTCTTTAATGAGGTCTCTCACTATATGGGAACTAATTGGTTAATTCAATTTGTGATGCAACCCATATTAATTTTTGGCGTTATATTCCATTTTGTTATGGGTTTTATCTTGGAAATAAGAAACAATAAAGCAAGACATATTGCTTATGTGAAAAACAATGGTGCAGCTAACTCCACGTGGATGAGTCGAAACATGATTTACACTGGTGTTGCTATTTTGGCATTTATCGTCTTGCACTTTATCGATTTTTGGTTTCCAGAAATTAATGCCAAATATATTAAAGGTGATTGGTCTGGGGGACATGACCTTGTTGATGGTTACCGATATTTCCATGAGCTACAAGAAAAGTTTGTAAGCCCAATTAGAGTTGGTGCTTATGTAATAGCGTTTGTGTTTTTAGCATTGCATTTGTTACATGGCTTTGCGTCAGCATTCCAATCTATGGGAGTTTCTACAATAAGAAAAAAGAGATTACAAAGTTTTGGTAAAGCATATGCTATTTTAATTCCATTAGGATTTATATTTATTGCTTTGTATCATTATTTTAACCATTAA
- a CDS encoding T9SS type A sorting domain-containing protein, with amino-acid sequence MKKIIIHIKVVLLLMVFVPCSIPAQILLKEASLKKQIENSSLVVEGKVISKKSFWDAEKKNIYTANKIQVYKVFKGGMYETIEVITKGGTVGLSAEVVTPSLKLHTDDIGIFMLYDNNIKSNVLNKSSIKQFKPYGSLQGFYKYNLYSDEAINPFNKKKGIATSFYNEIMSHTNTAYIEVADFDSSKKQTSLNKSALAAPGSITFNPTTATAGTKTVLTINGTGFGTTKGKVLFSNADDGGATFIEAIGTQVLTWSDTQITVEIPSEAGTGQIRITDNTNASATSTNSLTITYSESNVYYDADDETSTGGDNGALPLYAYRTQHINDDAAGGYTWRMFTDFDANVNAKAAFLRAFETWRCETGINWVVGATTTVDVASQDDVNVIRFDNGDELEADVLGQCTSHYGGCSSGSTFNWFVSELDLVFDDAINWNFSSATNSTGISQYDFESVALHELGHGHQLAHVNDTNDVMNYALSNSEEQRVLGTRNITVANAIQVRSTGSMVCTQPLMTNHPCSLGIEEEELNAAINMYPNPTSGQFYIKNTSLINLDKIVVYDVRGRLISQHDMTNASKTQTINLLGVSKGLYFVKILSERAEITKKILIE; translated from the coding sequence ATGAAAAAAATTATAATACATATAAAAGTGGTTTTGTTATTGATGGTGTTTGTTCCATGTAGCATACCTGCACAAATCTTACTTAAAGAGGCTTCATTAAAAAAGCAAATTGAAAATTCAAGTTTGGTGGTAGAAGGAAAGGTTATTTCAAAAAAATCATTTTGGGATGCCGAAAAAAAGAATATTTACACAGCAAATAAAATACAAGTATATAAAGTTTTTAAAGGAGGTATGTATGAAACCATTGAGGTTATAACCAAAGGAGGAACAGTTGGTTTATCTGCTGAAGTTGTTACCCCAAGTTTGAAATTGCATACTGATGATATTGGAATATTTATGCTATATGATAATAATATTAAATCAAATGTTTTAAATAAATCTTCAATAAAGCAATTTAAACCTTATGGCTCATTACAAGGTTTTTATAAATATAACTTATATAGCGACGAAGCTATTAATCCTTTCAATAAAAAGAAAGGCATAGCAACTTCTTTTTATAATGAAATTATGAGTCATACCAATACAGCTTATATTGAAGTTGCTGATTTTGACAGTTCTAAAAAACAAACTAGTTTAAACAAAAGTGCATTAGCGGCTCCAGGCTCCATAACTTTTAATCCAACAACGGCCACTGCAGGAACCAAAACGGTGCTTACCATTAATGGGACTGGTTTTGGTACAACCAAAGGCAAAGTGTTATTTAGTAATGCCGATGATGGAGGTGCTACTTTTATTGAAGCTATAGGTACACAAGTGCTCACTTGGTCTGACACACAAATTACAGTTGAAATTCCTTCTGAAGCAGGAACAGGGCAAATTAGAATTACAGATAATACCAATGCTTCGGCAACTTCAACTAATAGTTTAACAATTACGTATTCTGAATCAAATGTATATTACGATGCTGATGATGAGACAAGTACAGGTGGTGACAACGGGGCACTTCCTTTATATGCTTACAGGACCCAGCATATTAATGATGACGCTGCTGGAGGTTACACATGGCGTATGTTTACAGATTTCGATGCCAATGTCAATGCCAAAGCCGCCTTTTTAAGGGCTTTTGAAACATGGCGATGTGAAACAGGTATTAATTGGGTAGTAGGAGCTACGACTACAGTAGATGTTGCTTCACAAGATGATGTAAATGTTATTAGGTTTGATAATGGTGATGAGTTAGAAGCAGATGTTTTAGGTCAGTGTACATCTCACTATGGTGGTTGTTCATCTGGCTCAACATTTAATTGGTTTGTATCAGAATTAGATCTTGTTTTTGATGACGCAATTAACTGGAATTTTAGTTCTGCTACCAATTCAACAGGAATTTCTCAATATGACTTTGAAAGTGTGGCGCTTCACGAGTTAGGTCATGGACATCAATTAGCTCATGTTAATGATACAAATGATGTTATGAACTATGCACTTTCAAATTCTGAAGAGCAAAGAGTTTTGGGTACTAGAAATATTACAGTTGCAAATGCCATTCAGGTAAGAAGTACGGGTTCCATGGTATGTACACAGCCTTTAATGACTAACCACCCTTGTTCTTTGGGTATTGAAGAAGAAGAGTTAAATGCGGCGATTAATATGTATCCCAACCCAACAAGTGGGCAATTTTATATAAAAAATACATCACTCATTAATTTAGATAAGATAGTTGTATATGATGTTAGGGGTAGGCTAATATCTCAGCACGATATGACTAATGCATCAAAAACACAAACCATTAACTTACTTGGTGTTTCAAAAGGCTTGTATTTTGTTAAGATTCTTTCCGAAAGAGCAGAAATTACTAAAAAAATACTTATAGAGTAA